The Pseudomonadota bacterium nucleotide sequence GACGTCGTGACGATGGCGCCCTTCCCTTGCTTCAACATTTCCGGCAGCACCGCCTGGGTCATGAGGAAAACACTGCGTGCATTGTTGTCGAGGATGAAATCGTAGTCGTCATCGGAAATCTCTAGAAACGGCTTCACGATGATGGTCCCCGCCTGATTGAAGAGAATGTCGATACGCCCAAAACGTTCGACCGTGGCTTCGGCGACACCGGTGACGGCCGCTCGCTTCGAGACGTCCGCTTCGATGAACACGAAGTCTGGCGAACCGAGTTCTTGCTCCAGATCCTTACCTGCCTCCGCATCGATATCCGCACCGATGACTTTGGCGCCTTCCTGCAGGAACATCTTGACCGCTGCCCGGCCACATCCGTTCGCGGCACCGGTGATGATCGCCACTCTGCTCTCAAGTCTTCCCTTGGTCATCGATCCCGCTCCAGCTGACTAGACCAGCGATCCGGTCGTATGGCACATGACAGAGCTTAAGCTCATTTGCCTTGAACAACATCGGTTTGTGAATGAGGCCGTACTATCGTGCCGGCACTGCGACACTGCCTCAGGCAGCGGGCAAAGGAACGTCGGCCTCGGGCAGCGGGTCGTGTCCCAAGATCATGTCGGCGGCCTTTTCTCCGATCATGATCGCCGTCGCGTTCGTATTCGCGCTGACGATGCTCGGCATGACCGACGCATCGGCCACGCGCAGTCCCTCGATACCGTGCACGCGCAGCTCCGGG carries:
- a CDS encoding SDR family oxidoreductase — protein: MTKGRLESRVAIITGAANGCGRAAVKMFLQEGAKVIGADIDAEAGKDLEQELGSPDFVFIEADVSKRAAVTGVAEATVERFGRIDILFNQAGTIIVKPFLEISDDDYDFILDNNARSVFLMTQAVLPEMLKQGKGAIVTTSSVSASTATPMEAVYCSSKAAVLQLTRAVAVEFRDQGVRANVICPGFIKTRHGILEMSQLRKFGFPATEDDIKAMQGRICEPEEVAGVAVFLASDESSFINGAELAVDNTFTAI